The following proteins are encoded in a genomic region of Phycisphaerales bacterium:
- a CDS encoding HNH endonuclease, with protein sequence MRAKHLGSDGELRADFDLAFEADTVRITVHARGGSESAGNQTNPDYESLVQILLERLAGCGAALLNVRLASKTVAHLPASQRRVQLPKYQLPLPLISVPQLTDLRYAIRRAVAASHTTSATAGHGNATKRIELIASRPMPAADMAAILEWGVAESPDGGDRTDADEGTGFSEGRLLLRIHLQRERNQTLVRLAKDAFVSQNGRLYCESCGFDFEAVYGNLGAGYIEAHHEEPLGARREEGVTRVEDLRMVCANCHRMLHRRMGDDPLTVEGLRCRLRS encoded by the coding sequence ATGAGAGCGAAACACCTGGGCAGTGATGGCGAGCTTCGAGCGGACTTCGACCTGGCGTTCGAGGCGGACACTGTGCGCATCACCGTACACGCTCGTGGAGGATCTGAATCGGCAGGCAATCAGACCAACCCGGACTATGAGAGCCTGGTCCAGATTCTCCTTGAGCGACTGGCTGGGTGTGGTGCGGCACTGCTCAACGTGCGGCTTGCGAGCAAGACCGTTGCCCACCTTCCTGCGAGCCAGCGGCGCGTGCAGCTTCCGAAATACCAACTCCCGCTGCCATTGATCTCGGTTCCGCAACTGACGGATCTGCGATACGCGATTCGTAGAGCTGTTGCTGCTTCCCACACGACTTCGGCAACGGCTGGGCACGGCAACGCAACGAAGAGAATTGAGCTGATTGCGTCGCGTCCGATGCCAGCCGCCGATATGGCTGCAATCCTCGAATGGGGTGTGGCAGAGTCCCCGGATGGCGGGGACCGGACAGACGCCGACGAAGGCACTGGGTTCAGCGAAGGAAGGCTCTTGCTTCGCATTCACCTGCAGAGGGAGCGCAACCAAACGCTCGTCAGACTTGCCAAGGATGCGTTCGTCAGCCAGAACGGCCGGTTGTATTGCGAATCGTGCGGCTTTGACTTCGAAGCGGTCTATGGGAACTTGGGGGCCGGATACATCGAAGCCCACCACGAAGAGCCTCTCGGAGCACGCAGGGAGGAAGGCGTGACCCGAGTCGAAGACTTGAGAATGGTCTGCGCGAATTGCCACCGCATGCTGCACAGGAGAATGGGTGACGATCCGCTCACGGTCGAGGGGCTGCGATGCCGTCTGCGCTCGTGA
- the drmD gene encoding DISARM system SNF2-like helicase DrmD, with amino-acid sequence MASNSATLLPEEGQLVSVRERRFVVTDVAGDALGDGPDRVGQHLVTLNSVEDDGLGEELQVVWELEPGARVLERSTLPAPTGLDEPEALDALLDAVRWAAVSTADHRNVQSPFRSGIEIDDYQLDPVVRSIDMPRANLLIADDVGLGKTIEAGLIILEMMLRHRANRVLIVCPAGLQLKWQDEMHEKFGLDFRIVDSELMRQLRRTRGIHANPWTHFPRLITSIDYLKRDRPLQLFREALPPRGESPYPRRFDLMVLDEAQNCAPSGRGKYATDSQRTTAVRELAPHFEHRLFLSATPHNGYQESFTALLELLDDQRFARGTPPDEAQLRRVMVRRLKDDIKNPDGSDRFPRRELVPLEVDYSKAERDAHSQLSEYASRLTKSCTTPKDRFAAEFVLKTLKKRLFSSPLAFLKTLEKHRATIAKRQRAAAASERALQLRVARTNDDFSTELEFEEATDDALTSAASLLDASSEDKKLLDGLRDWAKRASVRPDSKCDLLIEWLTGQLRPNGEWNEERVLIFTEYRDTQNWLVERLATAGLAEEGRLETIYGGMKEDERERIKAHFQHDPKETPVRILIATECASEGIDLQRHCNKLVHIEIPWNPNRLEQRNGRIDRRGQKRTPLIHHFVGSGYKERVAKNAGRPSSELEGDLEFLMRAAEKVETIRQDLGKVGPVIADQVEEAMLGQRRSLDTAAAENEANAVRRQLKFERNVAERVQRLRERLAETRETLRLDPLHVQNAVSTALALADLPQLVPAPLPGSDGAAFKMPTLRGSWQRCADGLEDSVSHRVRPITFDHDVANGRTDVVLAHLNHRLVQMSLRLLRAEIWQPEDRKKLHRITARPVPASVLTSPAIVVHGRLIVVGASHQRLHEELLTAGGTTKDGRWERFSQSAMEDLLRAASSAMPEGLPADSLLRLVREYEDRAVSALEARMRDRVGSIERELEQRLDRDLSDIETVINELEQAIRSGFEDIEQGQMFLEGLAPDEQDQLNRNRDALQRRLAALPDELEKEQSAIRSRYSSPQPRLFPLAVTILIPEGWRHG; translated from the coding sequence TTGGCATCGAACTCAGCCACACTGCTCCCCGAAGAGGGCCAACTGGTTTCCGTACGCGAGCGTCGCTTCGTTGTTACTGATGTGGCGGGCGACGCGTTGGGTGACGGACCGGATCGCGTCGGGCAACACCTGGTCACGTTGAACTCTGTCGAGGACGATGGCCTCGGCGAGGAGCTTCAGGTGGTCTGGGAGCTCGAACCCGGCGCGCGCGTCCTAGAACGCTCAACTCTGCCCGCACCCACTGGCCTCGATGAGCCTGAGGCACTGGATGCGTTGCTCGACGCAGTCAGATGGGCAGCCGTATCGACAGCCGACCACCGCAATGTGCAATCACCGTTCCGCAGCGGAATCGAGATCGACGACTATCAGCTCGACCCGGTTGTTCGATCGATCGACATGCCGCGGGCCAATCTGTTGATTGCGGACGACGTCGGCCTCGGAAAGACCATCGAAGCCGGTCTCATCATCCTCGAGATGATGCTTCGTCACCGAGCAAACCGGGTTCTGATCGTCTGCCCAGCCGGTCTTCAGCTCAAGTGGCAGGACGAGATGCACGAGAAGTTCGGACTCGACTTCCGCATCGTCGACTCCGAGCTCATGCGGCAACTCCGTCGCACGCGGGGCATTCACGCGAACCCATGGACGCACTTCCCTCGGCTCATCACGTCAATCGACTACCTGAAGCGTGATCGCCCCCTGCAGCTCTTTCGAGAGGCTCTCCCGCCACGCGGTGAATCTCCCTACCCGCGCCGGTTCGACCTCATGGTGCTAGATGAGGCTCAGAACTGTGCACCGTCAGGGCGCGGCAAGTACGCAACGGACTCACAGCGCACGACTGCAGTTCGAGAACTCGCGCCGCACTTCGAGCATCGGCTGTTCCTCTCTGCCACGCCCCACAATGGCTATCAGGAGAGCTTCACGGCGCTACTGGAGTTGCTCGACGACCAGCGATTCGCGCGAGGCACGCCTCCCGACGAAGCACAGCTGCGGCGGGTGATGGTGCGGCGGCTCAAGGACGACATCAAAAACCCCGATGGGTCGGACCGATTTCCACGCCGGGAGCTCGTTCCTCTAGAAGTCGACTACTCCAAGGCAGAGCGCGATGCTCACAGCCAACTTTCGGAGTACGCGTCTCGTCTGACCAAGTCATGCACAACTCCGAAGGACCGATTCGCTGCGGAGTTCGTGCTCAAGACGCTGAAGAAGCGGCTGTTCTCGAGCCCTCTGGCGTTCCTGAAGACCTTGGAGAAGCACAGGGCAACCATCGCCAAGCGCCAGCGTGCGGCCGCTGCGTCGGAGCGAGCATTGCAGTTACGAGTTGCTCGCACCAATGACGACTTCTCGACCGAGCTCGAGTTCGAGGAGGCGACCGACGATGCACTCACGTCGGCGGCTTCCCTCCTCGACGCATCTTCCGAGGACAAGAAGCTGCTCGACGGACTGCGGGACTGGGCAAAGCGGGCAAGCGTTCGCCCAGACTCCAAGTGCGACTTGCTGATCGAGTGGCTGACGGGACAGCTACGCCCAAACGGCGAGTGGAACGAAGAGCGCGTCCTTATCTTCACCGAGTACCGCGATACGCAGAACTGGCTCGTCGAGCGCCTGGCGACTGCCGGTCTCGCCGAAGAGGGACGCCTGGAGACGATCTACGGCGGAATGAAGGAGGACGAGCGAGAGCGGATCAAGGCTCACTTCCAACATGATCCCAAGGAAACGCCGGTCCGAATCCTCATCGCCACCGAGTGTGCCAGCGAGGGCATCGATCTCCAACGCCACTGCAACAAGCTCGTTCACATCGAGATCCCGTGGAATCCGAACCGTCTCGAACAGCGCAATGGCCGCATCGATCGTCGTGGCCAGAAGCGCACACCTCTCATTCACCACTTCGTTGGCTCCGGATACAAGGAGCGAGTGGCCAAGAACGCTGGCCGTCCTTCGAGTGAGCTGGAGGGAGACCTCGAGTTCTTGATGCGCGCTGCCGAGAAGGTCGAGACGATTCGCCAGGACCTTGGCAAGGTCGGCCCCGTCATCGCTGATCAGGTCGAGGAGGCCATGCTCGGCCAGCGTCGCAGCCTCGATACGGCAGCAGCGGAGAACGAGGCCAACGCAGTCCGCCGACAGCTCAAGTTCGAACGAAACGTCGCAGAGCGTGTGCAGCGGCTTCGAGAGCGACTGGCCGAGACCAGGGAGACGCTTCGTCTCGATCCTCTGCATGTCCAGAACGCGGTGTCAACGGCACTTGCTCTCGCTGACCTTCCACAGCTCGTGCCTGCGCCTCTTCCCGGCTCCGACGGAGCCGCTTTCAAGATGCCCACGCTAAGGGGGAGCTGGCAGCGATGCGCGGACGGTCTTGAAGATTCGGTCTCCCATCGAGTGCGCCCCATCACTTTCGACCACGATGTCGCGAATGGCCGCACCGATGTCGTGCTTGCACATCTCAATCATCGTCTCGTTCAGATGAGCCTCCGACTCCTCAGGGCCGAGATCTGGCAACCAGAGGACCGCAAGAAGCTGCATCGCATCACCGCACGGCCGGTCCCGGCTTCGGTTCTCACATCACCCGCGATCGTCGTGCATGGTCGGTTGATCGTTGTTGGAGCAAGCCATCAGCGTCTGCATGAGGAACTGCTGACCGCCGGCGGTACGACGAAGGACGGTCGCTGGGAGCGCTTCTCGCAATCCGCGATGGAAGATCTGCTCAGGGCTGCGAGCTCTGCAATGCCCGAGGGATTGCCGGCGGACTCGCTTCTGCGGCTGGTTCGTGAGTATGAAGACAGGGCCGTCTCTGCACTCGAAGCACGCATGCGCGATCGCGTTGGGTCGATCGAGCGGGAGCTCGAGCAGAGGCTCGATAGGGACCTCTCGGACATCGAGACGGTCATCAACGAGCTGGAGCAGGCCATCCGCTCGGGCTTCGAGGATATCGAACAGGGTCAGATGTTCCTGGAGGGCCTTGCTCCCGACGAGCAAGATCAACTAAATCGCAACCGAGATGCTCTCCAGCGCCGTTTGGCCGCACTGCCCGACGAGCTCGAGAAGGAACAGTCGGCAATCCGGAGCCGCTACAGCTCACCCCAACCTCGCCTCTTCCCACTCGCCGTGACCATCCTCATTCCGGAGGGCTGGCGTCATGGCTAG
- a CDS encoding DUF262 domain-containing protein has protein sequence MPPDQLFEISDVDRSAAEAEIRTKQHEVRYDLRDFTIDYIVQEFQNGLFYVPPYQREFIWNEPHKRRFIESVILGLPIPMMFVADMEDGRLEIVDGAQRIQSLEQFVNNDLVLDGLLRLPSLNGFRHGDLPKAQQRKFGTKAMRLVVLDDSTTPELRQEIFDRVNTSGVKAKASEIRRGTFTGPFMDFIRDRAQDERFARLCPISDRMRQRREDEELVLRFFAYSDRYKKFQHDVDKFLDKFAKDHRDDFEQDRMRSEFDATMAFVEKHFPHGFAKGDTSRATPRVRFEALAVGTNLALRDQPGLEPRSVQSWLDSEEFRTHTTTHASNSGPRLRGRIEFVRDRLLGSGD, from the coding sequence ATGCCACCAGACCAGCTCTTTGAGATCAGTGACGTCGATCGGTCGGCGGCCGAAGCGGAGATCCGCACTAAGCAGCACGAGGTTCGGTACGACCTTCGGGACTTCACGATCGACTACATCGTTCAAGAGTTCCAGAATGGGCTCTTCTACGTGCCGCCCTATCAGCGTGAGTTCATCTGGAATGAGCCGCACAAGCGCCGCTTCATCGAGTCCGTGATTCTCGGCTTGCCGATTCCCATGATGTTCGTTGCCGACATGGAGGACGGCCGGCTAGAGATCGTCGATGGCGCCCAGCGCATACAGAGCCTCGAGCAGTTCGTGAACAACGACCTGGTCCTTGATGGACTGTTGCGATTGCCATCGCTGAATGGATTCCGACACGGTGACCTACCGAAGGCTCAGCAGCGGAAGTTCGGCACGAAGGCCATGAGGCTCGTCGTTCTCGATGATTCGACGACCCCGGAGCTCCGGCAGGAGATCTTTGATCGCGTCAACACGAGTGGCGTAAAGGCCAAGGCGAGCGAGATCAGACGAGGCACATTCACCGGACCCTTCATGGACTTCATCCGCGACCGTGCTCAAGACGAGCGCTTTGCCCGCCTCTGTCCGATCAGCGACCGCATGCGGCAACGCCGAGAAGACGAGGAGCTCGTCCTTCGGTTCTTCGCATACTCAGACCGATACAAGAAGTTCCAGCATGACGTCGATAAGTTCCTAGACAAGTTTGCAAAGGACCATCGCGATGACTTCGAACAGGACCGAATGCGCTCGGAGTTCGACGCCACGATGGCCTTTGTCGAGAAGCACTTCCCCCATGGCTTCGCAAAGGGAGACACTTCTCGAGCCACGCCTCGTGTGCGCTTCGAGGCACTCGCGGTCGGTACGAACCTAGCCCTTCGCGATCAACCGGGCCTTGAGCCGCGTTCCGTTCAGAGCTGGCTGGACTCGGAGGAGTTCCGCACACACACAACGACCCACGCCAGCAACTCTGGCCCTCGTCTTCGAGGCCGAATCGAGTTCGTCCGTGATCGTCTGCTCGGATCAGGAGATTGA
- a CDS encoding helix-turn-helix domain-containing protein — protein sequence MPTPSVPEPAADPPPDVMTVEQLAAYLQLAKSTLYKLAQEGKIPGQKVGKHWRFSKAAIDNWLTTYKELDTQRPSSH from the coding sequence ATGCCCACCCCAAGCGTTCCCGAGCCCGCTGCCGACCCGCCACCCGACGTGATGACCGTCGAGCAGCTCGCGGCGTACCTCCAACTCGCTAAGTCGACCCTCTACAAGCTCGCCCAAGAGGGCAAGATCCCCGGCCAGAAGGTAGGGAAGCACTGGCGGTTCAGCAAGGCGGCCATCGATAACTGGCTCACAACATACAAAGAGCTTGATACCCAGCGTCCATCATCACACTAG
- a CDS encoding MAE_28990/MAE_18760 family HEPN-like nuclease, producing MIVCSDQEIDEMQAVVADFEQRVTEVSEYLRMLKALDRPDAVIRSQSKASYKATPVEDDWRTVSKATVYLLIYNLVEAAIRSAFGELYETIAREGRSLQSVSTEIRDTWIVSEHRKLTRETASPEKYRESAARMVLAALDQTVVRLEASRLPVSGNLDADNIRQVCRNHGVGVGVHRAARGGIDLEIVKRQRNALAHGNRSFSEVGREVTVDDLVRTARQAEIFVRGILKNVEKHIAGNGYARAGAP from the coding sequence GTGATCGTCTGCTCGGATCAGGAGATTGACGAGATGCAGGCTGTGGTAGCCGACTTTGAGCAGAGGGTCACGGAGGTATCCGAGTACCTCAGAATGCTGAAGGCGCTGGATCGTCCAGACGCTGTGATTCGCTCACAAAGCAAGGCAAGCTACAAGGCAACGCCGGTCGAAGACGATTGGCGGACTGTCTCGAAGGCTACGGTCTACCTGTTGATCTACAACCTGGTAGAGGCTGCGATTCGTTCCGCCTTTGGCGAGCTCTACGAGACCATCGCCAGGGAGGGGCGGTCGTTGCAGTCGGTGAGCACCGAGATACGAGACACATGGATCGTCAGCGAGCATAGAAAGCTAACGCGAGAAACTGCGTCGCCCGAGAAGTACCGGGAATCTGCAGCACGCATGGTCCTCGCGGCGCTTGACCAAACAGTCGTTCGTCTTGAAGCGTCGCGTTTGCCGGTGTCTGGCAATCTCGACGCGGACAATATCAGACAAGTATGCCGCAACCACGGTGTCGGCGTAGGGGTGCACCGAGCGGCCCGGGGCGGCATTGACTTGGAGATCGTCAAGCGGCAGAGAAACGCGCTCGCACACGGGAACAGGTCATTCTCTGAGGTCGGCCGCGAGGTTACCGTGGACGATCTCGTGCGAACCGCGCGTCAGGCAGAGATCTTCGTCCGTGGAATCCTGAAGAATGTGGAGAAGCACATAGCCGGCAACGGTTACGCGAGGGCTGGTGCACCCTAA